The Desulfovibrio sp. TomC genomic interval AATGGATAACGCCGCCAACCCGATCTCCGAATTGCCAATGGAAATCCCGGGGCTTACGCGATCGTTTCCATTAACATCAAATCCCTGCCCCTGGTCAAGGGTGGAGTGGACATGGATGGACTCGTGATTCCAGACGGCATGGCACTCAGCCGGCATCACAACCAGCCTGCAAGGCCATCGTCAATCTGTCGACTATTCGATGCCGAAAACGACCACAGCAATCGACATGGCCATGGCCTGGCACAGAAACTCGAGAGAGAAGAGTTTTAACTATCTTCAACATAATCCGTTTTACTTCAATTGTTTGATCAATTGACTGGCTTCACTACCCTGCAAATGATTTAATGACTTTCCAAACATACTGGCAGCCATATCTTCAGGAGACACATGCCTCTGGGAAGCCAATGAGCCGATCAAGTGCAATTGTCTATCTGAAGCTGGCTTGGTCCCACCACCATCATGTGCAGCCTGTAAAGCTTGGCCCTGGACAGGTTCCACAGCACTGAAATCGACATCGATGATGTGTCCCCCTGCTCCCTCATATGCAAGAGGATCAGCGTCATCACTCACGACACTCTTGACATTAAATGCATCTGAAATCACTCTAGATTTTGCTCTAGTCGAAGCTATTCTTGGAAAGCTGTCAGTACATCCTCTCGGGACATTGTGGGGCGAGGCATCAGCTATGTCCGAAAAGACTTTACCATCATCAGTCTCTAGTCTCGCTTTACATAAACACACTTGTCCATTTTGTTCAGACTGATACTGAAGAACATCCACTTCTAAACTTCGTATCCCAATTTGATGAGCATAATCCAACTTGCTTTCATATGCTGTAACGTCTTTACCTCTAATTTGAATTACACCAGACTGCCTGATCTTAGGGAGCTTCTTGTCGGTATCCATGAATAGTCTCCTTTATTGGCTAAGCGTGAAATTTATTTTAGTCTACAGCAAAAACTATTGGACAATTTTGGCAAAACCAAATTATTTTACTTTACTTAGGATCTCTGACCATCAACGACGATGTAAACGCGACATACCAAAATTTCTCAGGCCATCTAAGTAGTCTCCTTTACCATCAAACTTAGCCATATACGATACCTGTCTTAAAACATCAGAGCATCTTTCACAGTAGTTTCCATTAGACCTAACAAGCAAGATACCATTTTCATGAAAAGTACCATCTTTTCCTTTTGTGCAATGATCAACGAGACCTAAAGGAGAAACACCTAATATATTTCCCCAAAAGCTTTTGGCCGTCTCAAAAACATAGTGGTACGATCTAACCTTGTTTCCATTGAGCAAGATCAAAAAATGATAGTGGGGATGAAGACTAGTCTCCTGCTCTCTTACCCACATGTAACACGGATCGTATCCTTGGTTTTTATAAAACTGAACAATATATGCTGAAAACTTCATGATGCTATCATTGAAATACACTTCTCTGTATCCTTCTGGATATTTAAGATCAAACCTGACTACCAATGCTTTGCCATGGATACCTGCATAGAACTCTAACATCTGTATAAGTTTTTGAAGTATATTGTCTGTGTACGGGTAATCTCTCTTTAACTCGTCTAGCACATGGTTTCCAGTGAACATAGCTGCTCCTTATTGCCTGCGAGAAGTTTGTTTGAAACTTTTTTATTTACTAAATGATCTTTTTTCACATTACTTAACTATAATTTAATTAGAGATTACTAGCTTGCCATGTAATTGTTTTAGTCTCATCACTGCAAAAATGAGATCAAGACCGATTCATATCTTTATTAAGTCAAACTAGTAAACATTGAATATTTTTTAGGTGTGCGTATTAATGTGTGCAACGATCTATGCTTTGGTGAGAACAAGTGTATTTAAATACATGCATTACATCCCACCTACTAAAATGATTCTGATTCACATCTTGTGGAGCAAGACAATCAGGATGAATGAGACTATACTTTCATATTATAGTGCTCATGAATTAATTTTGAATTAGCATAAAATGTTTATAATTTCAAAAGCTCAACGCAATGCAACTGAAAATTATAAGACTCTACGCTTAATGTACTACAAATAATTATTTAGACTAGGAATAACTTTCCGATTACAACATTTTTTGTACCTGTATTTCTTCTTCAAACTCAGAACGCTGCTATGCCGCCCAGAGATTGTTCAGGAGGGCAGCTAAGAAATAGATGGCCCACGAGTTTCCGGCGCAGATGGACGGCCACCAGGGTCTGGCCATGGAAGTGCATGATCTTTTTCCGGCGCGCAGCCACAGATGCTCTGGTGCACCAGCTGAAACGGAGCGGAACAGAAGCCCCTGCTCGAATTGGACGTGGTAGTTGACAGCCATAGGGCCGGTTGCCACCATGAAGTTTGACTCCGGCCCAGGCCACGACCTCCGGAGCCACCTCGGGCAACGGCCTGAGGGAATGGGGTTCCGCCTCGGCAAAACGCTTTAGTGGCCGCTCATGTGTGATGCGCCGTGGACACGGTTGCCGGCCGTGCCCATGCTCCACTCCATCAACTGGTGGTTGGCGTCAGCTGTTACCCCGAAATCACGCAAGGCGCGGAAGTTGTTCTTGATGTACTTGCCCCGGACTCGCAGATGCCCTTTTGTGGAGCTCCCTTGGCGGATAAGGGGAGATGAGTCGGTAAGTCTTATCCCTGGGCGATCTTGACAAAGGCCGCTGCACATCGGGATCATGGTAGCAGGCCTTGGTGATGGCGCACTTGGGGTTGACGATGACAAGCCGCGCGGTGCCGCCGAAGAACACCAAGGCGCGGCGGTGGCACCAAGGAAACTTTCACAGGGACGCTTGATCTTGCCTCGCGTGAAAGGTGCCGTTATCGTTGCGAACACGGGGAGGTGAGGATGAACAGAAGCGAACTCATCAAAGATTTCGGGGAACGGTTCAACGTGCCTGACGAAGAGGCTGCCGACTTTGTGAATGCGTTTTTCGAGAGGATTCGGCAGGCACTGATTGAAGGCGACCGTGTGGAAATCCGAGGTTTTGGCTCACTCGTGATGCGTGAATACGAGTCTTATTTGGGCAGGAATCCTAAAACGGGTGTCTCCACCGTAGTTCGGCCTAAGAAACTGCCGTTCTTCAAGGCGGGCGTGATGCTGAAAAAATTTCTCAACGACTGATTTGGAATAGATACCATGCCCGCGATGTTTGACCCGCTGCACTGGCTGTCCACGAAGGGTTCGGTTGCCTTCCTGGACAAGCGTGGGGAGGCACAGGTGCTTTTCCATGAGAGTACCCTCAGCCGATGCGCCGGAGGATCAAGCGAGTCGTCGAGCCCTACCTGGGCTTGCTCAAGCTACAGCTGGACGTGTCGCCAGGAACGCGGCCAAGGACCGTGCAGCAGTTGATGGCGTCGGAACGATTGAAGATCGTTGAGGGGAAATACATGGTTACGCGGTAGGTTTCCACCGCCAGACTGGGAAAGGCGGTCACGTTTGGGCCATTCACAATGGCAGGAAAACGACGGTTCCCTTCCACGGTAGCGCGGACGTGGACCCCATACTTCCTGAAATTGATTTGCAAGCAGCCCATGTACGATTACCCCGTCACTTTGACACCCCTGGGCAATAGCGATGCGATGACCTACGGCGAGAATGAAGCCTTTGCCCTTAAATGGGCGCAACACGCGCTCCACGTCGCCCTGGCCGGGTACATGGACGACCATCTGCACATTCCCACCCCGTCCGCTCCGGCCCCGGGCAAGCCGACCGTCAGCACGTCGCCCATGGTGGCGCTCATGCTCGCCCTCTATCAGGCCATGCGGGACCAGGGGGTTTCACAACTCCGCCTCGTCGGCCTGCTCCATTGTGATGCCCGACAAGTGCGCCGGCTCCTGGACCACCAGTCTACCGTCAACCAGCTGGATGCGGCCGAGTGTCCGTCAAACGATCCTCTTTCGGACAGGTGGGTGGCCCCATGAGGGCTGATCAGAAGGGCAAGGCGGGATCCGAGTTAACAGCATCAGAGACGCCTTTCCGCACCTACTCCAAGGAGATACCCAATTTCACACTCACCACTGTCCATCTCAGTTTCCACCAATAAGGATGGAATAAGGCACTGTGACCGCAATGGGGGCCATGACCGTGGCGGCCATGGTGGCTCCAACGGAGGATATGCCCGTCAACCCCAAGGCCGTTCCCGTGTTCGCGTAGAGATTGGAGTTGGGGGTTGAGGTCGGGGTGAAGGCCGCGTTGTGGCCCTGGTAATACAGGACGGACTGGTTGCCCTGGCAAGGATCGTCTTCAGGTTGAGGCACTGCCAGCAGATTGCAGGAGTTGTCCGCCTGTACGGCCACCACCCCCTGGTGGGAGCCGGCCACGTATTTGTTGATGTCGTTGTTGGCAAAGGTGCCAATGGTGTTGTCCACATGAATAATGAGCAGTCCGCCCTGGTAGTCGCTTTGCCAGCGGCGGATGCCCTTGTCCCAGTTGGTGTTGTAGCGGTTTTCAGCCAGGTAGTATTCTGTGGCACTGGCCGAGGGGGCTAAGAGTTTCAGGGTGGTGTTGCTCAAGGCGTGACCGAACGTATGGGTCTGGAAGTTGTAGGCTAGGCGGGTGGCGTCCCAGACGCAGTAGGCACGGCTCCAGGCGTCAAAGGATACTGGGGTGGTGCCATCGTCTTCGCCCGTGTCCGCGCCCCAGGAACCGGCGGCCATGACGGAAAAGGCACCCAGTCCTTGGTTACGGTTGTCGGTGTCGTAGAGGTCGGGCAGCCCACACATCTGGTGCCCCAGTTCGTGGCAGATGACCCCCATGGGCATCTGCCGGCTAGACTTGTTGAGTTCCCCGTTGATGGACCAGTCGGTTAGTGTCTTGGTCCCAGCCATGACGCCTGTCCCGCCCCAAGCGTGGGCCCAGATGTTGGGGGTTGAGGTGGTGCTGGAGGCCTCGTACCCAGCTGGGACGAAGTAGATTACGGCCTTGGCCGGGGTGATGGTGCCATCACCGTTGGTGTCCAGGCTGTTGAAGTTCACGTAGTTGGCGGCCTGGGCCAGGGCAAGGTTCAGCCAGGCGGCCTCGGTGGCGTAGTCCCAGTTTTTTCCATAATTTGGATGGTTGGCGGCGATGGTCACGCTCACCACCCCGGGATAGGGGTTGTCGGGTTGGGTCTGGGAGATGGGGGTGATGGCCAGCTTCTGCTGGGTGTTGTCCTTGTAGAAATTGGCCACGGACTTCTTGCCCGGTGTGGTGTTAAACACCGCGTCGTACCAGTTCTGGGTGGTGGTGGTCAGTTGCCTGTTCGCGAAGTTCACCAGGATGACCAGCATTCGGCGCGTTCCGCTCACCGGGTTGGTTGTCCAGGTGGCCGTGTCCGCTTTGGTCGCGGCTTCGAGGCCGGATGCTGTAGCGTCTGAGGCGGAGTCCTGCTGGGTGGCTCGGCTGCGGAGGTTGTCCTGGCGTGATTTGATCAGGCTGTCCTCGAACCGGGCCTTGAAATCGGCATTGGACTCAGGCCGCAGGTTTTTGGATTCGGCCGGCGGGGCGTCCCGG includes:
- a CDS encoding YagK/YfjJ domain-containing protein; the encoded protein is MFTGNHVLDELKRDYPYTDNILQKLIQMLEFYAGIHGKALVVRFDLKYPEGYREVYFNDSIMKFSAYIVQFYKNQGYDPCYMWVREQETSLHPHYHFLILLNGNKVRSYHYVFETAKSFWGNILGVSPLGLVDHCTKGKDGTFHENGILLVRSNGNYCERCSDVLRQVSYMAKFDGKGDYLDGLRNFGMSRLHRR
- a CDS encoding HU family DNA-binding protein gives rise to the protein MNRSELIKDFGERFNVPDEEAADFVNAFFERIRQALIEGDRVEIRGFGSLVMREYESYLGRNPKTGVSTVVRPKKLPFFKAGVMLKKFLND
- a CDS encoding M6 family metalloprotease domain-containing protein: MTKRKARCAMAKWILTLCLLLLVSGQVLASPASPTPEEVVQPDGTKLMISIRGDEFQNWTETLDGYTVVRNPASGGWEYALPQGTKTTTTAPGADASAPPVTTTQNLVPSGLTPGRDAPPAESKNLRPESNADFKARFEDSLIKSRQDNLRSRATQQDSASDATASGLEAATKADTATWTTNPVSGTRRMLVILVNFANRQLTTTTQNWYDAVFNTTPGKKSVANFYKDNTQQKLAITPISQTQPDNPYPGVVSVTIAANHPNYGKNWDYATEAAWLNLALAQAANYVNFNSLDTNGDGTITPAKAVIYFVPAGYEASSTTSTPNIWAHAWGGTGVMAGTKTLTDWSINGELNKSSRQMPMGVICHELGHQMCGLPDLYDTDNRNQGLGAFSVMAAGSWGADTGEDDGTTPVSFDAWSRAYCVWDATRLAYNFQTHTFGHALSNTTLKLLAPSASATEYYLAENRYNTNWDKGIRRWQSDYQGGLLIIHVDNTIGTFANNDINKYVAGSHQGVVAVQADNSCNLLAVPQPEDDPCQGNQSVLYYQGHNAAFTPTSTPNSNLYANTGTALGLTGISSVGATMAATVMAPIAVTVPYSILIGGN